In Chryseobacterium camelliae, one DNA window encodes the following:
- a CDS encoding acyl carrier protein, whose translation MNTTEEFYEIIATAIAVKKEVVTEDLTYQEIPEWDSMSHLLIVEALEQYYQVKFDFNDIMEMGTVGKIREKMKKYEVFVEN comes from the coding sequence ATGAATACCACCGAAGAATTTTATGAAATTATCGCAACAGCTATCGCGGTAAAAAAAGAAGTCGTTACAGAAGACCTTACCTATCAGGAAATCCCGGAATGGGATTCTATGTCGCACCTCCTTATCGTTGAAGCCTTAGAGCAATATTATCAGGTTAAATTTGATTTCAACGATATTATGGAAATGGGCACTGTAGGGAAAATTCGTGAAAAAATGAAAAAGTATGAAGTCTTCGTAGAAAATTAA
- a CDS encoding AMP-binding protein, producing MKILENIIANKNLLFTEASTGRTIPVGMLYRSLGLNPVEKGLLFLYNDNQLNSIEILLNFYGTAHTIALLGRKLHPDFKDRLEAEYRPKYIFDPQRNEIPGYSLKEFSDTIKIFMMDDYQNEIKINSEIKILLSTSGTTGTPKLVKLSDESLYQNALSILDYMPILESDVVPLNVPINFVYGFSIFTTNCMRAARIVCSDKDIMQNEFWKEMDEYGYSTLGGVPYLYENLNRIGFFRKNSSSLRYLTHTGGTINTELRKIIFAYCEEYSKEFFAQYGQTEAGGRMAYLSTQGLMNEETSIGSPVKNGNFTIDEETGELLFSHPSIFGGYANTLEDLADYHQKKVLHTGDTARKDEDGIYYITGRIKRIMKLFGIRLNLDEVEFILKNELQGTTFACLNDKDKKIVVMYDHKETDPQIIKETIKNKLHINPQYVQTEYIESFPLSPNGKINYPLLQNLQHENP from the coding sequence ATGAAAATCTTAGAAAATATAATTGCCAATAAAAACCTCCTGTTTACAGAGGCCTCCACCGGCAGGACCATTCCTGTAGGAATGCTCTACCGTTCTCTTGGGCTGAATCCCGTGGAAAAAGGTTTGCTGTTTCTCTACAATGATAATCAGCTAAACAGTATTGAAATTCTGCTTAATTTTTACGGCACTGCCCATACCATTGCATTGCTGGGACGAAAGCTGCATCCGGATTTCAAAGATCGCCTTGAGGCAGAATACCGGCCCAAATACATTTTTGATCCTCAGAGAAATGAGATTCCAGGTTATAGCCTGAAAGAATTTTCAGATACGATTAAGATTTTTATGATGGACGATTACCAGAATGAGATCAAAATTAATTCTGAAATTAAAATCCTTTTGAGTACCTCCGGAACAACAGGAACCCCCAAACTGGTGAAGCTGTCTGATGAGAGCCTTTATCAGAATGCATTAAGTATCCTTGATTATATGCCGATCCTTGAATCTGATGTAGTTCCTTTAAATGTTCCCATCAATTTTGTATATGGTTTCTCCATATTTACCACAAACTGTATGCGTGCCGCCAGAATTGTATGCTCTGATAAAGACATTATGCAGAACGAATTTTGGAAGGAAATGGATGAGTATGGTTACAGTACTTTGGGTGGAGTTCCTTATTTGTATGAAAACCTTAACAGAATTGGCTTTTTCAGGAAAAATTCTTCGAGTTTGCGGTACTTAACCCATACCGGCGGGACCATCAATACCGAACTCAGGAAAATTATTTTTGCCTATTGTGAAGAATATTCTAAAGAATTCTTTGCTCAATACGGGCAAACCGAAGCCGGAGGAAGAATGGCATACCTTTCCACTCAAGGGCTCATGAATGAAGAAACTTCTATTGGGTCCCCTGTAAAAAACGGCAATTTCACCATCGACGAGGAAACGGGGGAATTGCTTTTTTCTCATCCCAGTATATTCGGAGGATATGCGAACACGCTGGAAGACCTTGCAGACTACCATCAGAAAAAGGTATTGCACACCGGGGATACCGCCCGGAAAGATGAGGATGGAATCTATTACATCACAGGCAGGATAAAACGCATCATGAAGCTTTTCGGCATACGCCTCAATCTTGATGAAGTTGAGTTTATCCTTAAAAATGAATTGCAGGGAACTACTTTCGCATGCCTGAACGACAAGGATAAAAAAATTGTGGTTATGTATGATCATAAGGAAACAGATCCGCAGATCATTAAAGAAACCATTAAAAACAAATTGCACATCAATCCGCAATATGTACAGACTGAATATATCGAATCCTTTCCATTATCGCCAAACGGCAAAATAAATTATCCCCTGCTACAAAACCTACAACATGAAAACCCTTAA
- a CDS encoding TonB-dependent receptor: MKTLKTIIFLFTVTLFSNYLSAQQTDRIYGKIMLSEQVPVKNAILRLVNTSYQAKTNNSGEYHFDNVEPGEYTLQIMLNDIELMRQTITVEKDEEEIAPIYISEKNNVIEGITIYGFSRNKFLDKDSTSVSKMPLKNLENPQAYTSINQQLMKEQLTYDVSEVLKNVPGMIKMQGSPGRGSGDGSFYYSLRGFPTKVSMVDGVPANTNGEIDPSDIERIEVIKGPSGTLYGGAVTSFGGLINVVTKKPKDYFGGEVSYLMGSYNLNRATVDVYGPVTDSRKTLFRLNAAYQYQNGFRDSEFRKSLFVAPTLSYEVNDRLKFDLGAQIYNYEGTNTPIIFLPRTRAYFAHNPDELGFDWKKSYSNNDITLKAPSINVKAEANYKISDRWNSQTLISRNFRKTEGLYQYQFIRGNTSDAMLERNLQWQNSEGSSTSIQQNFNGAFKLGKIKNKVLIGLDFLNQSLNNNHSPIVAYDNINGQTLQGYANISRDLVLQKIQTSTAPLVRNNTSSNLYGAYLSNVTYITDRLITLLSLRMDHYESKGQLNFNTNVRTGEFKQTAWSPKFGLVYQIIKDHLSAYGNYMNGFSYTAPVTQQLPEYSGDMKPQMANQWEFGVKGNLWRNKINFTVGYYDILVDNVQRGIGVIRDGKEYNITVQDGKQRSKGIEIETMMNPVQGLNIVAGYAYNDSKWEKADANVEGLRPESAGPANVFNSWISYILPIEGLKGLGLGFGVNRVGKQITGNKVITGQFIFPAYTLINASVSLEKERYRIGFKMNNLGNSQYFAGQGVVVAQMPRNFVAEVSLKF, translated from the coding sequence ATGAAAACCCTTAAAACTATTATATTCCTTTTTACGGTAACATTATTTTCAAATTATCTTTCAGCACAGCAAACCGACCGTATTTACGGTAAGATAATGCTGTCTGAGCAGGTACCCGTTAAAAATGCTATTCTAAGGCTTGTCAATACTTCCTATCAGGCAAAAACCAACAATTCTGGGGAATACCATTTTGATAATGTAGAGCCCGGGGAATACACCCTTCAGATAATGCTTAATGATATCGAATTGATGCGACAGACGATTACTGTTGAAAAGGATGAGGAGGAAATTGCACCGATTTATATCTCGGAGAAGAATAATGTGATTGAAGGAATTACCATCTATGGCTTCAGCAGAAACAAGTTTCTGGATAAAGACAGTACGTCGGTCTCTAAAATGCCTCTCAAAAACCTTGAAAACCCTCAGGCTTATACCAGCATTAATCAGCAGTTAATGAAAGAGCAGCTTACGTACGATGTTTCGGAAGTACTGAAAAACGTTCCGGGAATGATAAAAATGCAGGGAAGCCCGGGAAGGGGATCAGGAGACGGTAGTTTTTATTACAGTCTTCGGGGATTCCCCACTAAAGTTTCTATGGTAGATGGAGTTCCTGCCAATACCAACGGAGAAATAGACCCTTCTGATATTGAGCGGATCGAAGTGATTAAAGGGCCGTCCGGAACTCTGTACGGAGGTGCCGTAACTTCCTTTGGAGGGCTTATCAATGTTGTCACCAAAAAGCCTAAAGACTACTTCGGCGGGGAAGTTTCCTATTTAATGGGAAGCTATAATCTGAACAGAGCCACTGTTGATGTGTACGGACCGGTTACCGATTCCAGGAAGACTTTGTTCCGCTTGAATGCCGCTTATCAGTATCAGAATGGGTTCAGGGATTCTGAATTCAGGAAATCGCTGTTCGTTGCTCCTACGTTAAGTTATGAGGTCAATGACAGGCTGAAATTTGATCTAGGCGCTCAGATTTATAATTATGAAGGAACCAATACGCCTATTATTTTTCTTCCGAGAACCAGAGCTTATTTTGCACATAATCCGGATGAGCTGGGATTCGACTGGAAGAAATCCTATTCCAATAATGACATCACCTTAAAAGCTCCTTCAATCAATGTAAAAGCTGAGGCCAATTACAAAATTTCTGACCGCTGGAACTCTCAAACCTTGATTTCAAGGAACTTCAGAAAAACAGAAGGACTGTACCAGTACCAGTTCATAAGAGGAAATACCAGCGATGCCATGCTGGAGCGCAACTTGCAATGGCAGAACTCGGAGGGCTCGTCTACCAGTATACAGCAGAACTTTAACGGAGCGTTTAAACTCGGGAAAATCAAAAACAAAGTTTTGATAGGGCTGGATTTTCTTAATCAGTCTTTAAATAATAACCATTCCCCTATTGTGGCCTATGATAACATCAATGGACAAACATTGCAGGGGTATGCAAATATCTCCCGGGATCTGGTCCTGCAAAAAATCCAAACCTCTACAGCGCCTTTGGTAAGAAACAACACTTCCTCCAACCTCTACGGAGCCTACCTTTCAAACGTAACGTATATTACAGACCGTTTAATCACTCTTTTAAGCTTACGTATGGATCATTATGAAAGCAAAGGACAGCTTAATTTTAATACGAATGTCCGTACCGGAGAATTTAAACAAACAGCCTGGTCTCCAAAATTTGGATTAGTATATCAAATTATTAAAGATCACTTATCTGCCTATGGAAATTACATGAATGGTTTTAGTTACACAGCGCCTGTTACACAGCAATTGCCTGAATACAGCGGCGACATGAAACCACAAATGGCCAATCAGTGGGAATTCGGAGTAAAAGGAAACCTCTGGAGAAACAAAATTAACTTCACGGTAGGATATTATGATATTCTGGTGGACAATGTGCAGAGGGGAATCGGAGTCATTCGTGACGGAAAAGAATACAATATTACGGTTCAGGACGGAAAGCAAAGAAGCAAAGGTATTGAAATAGAAACCATGATGAATCCTGTCCAGGGGCTCAATATTGTGGCCGGATACGCTTATAACGACAGCAAATGGGAAAAGGCTGATGCTAATGTGGAAGGTCTTCGCCCGGAATCTGCCGGCCCGGCAAACGTGTTCAATTCCTGGATCAGTTATATTCTTCCCATTGAAGGGCTTAAAGGATTAGGGCTGGGCTTCGGGGTGAATCGAGTGGGCAAACAGATTACCGGCAATAAAGTGATTACCGGTCAGTTTATTTTTCCTGCCTATACTTTGATAAATGCTTCCGTTTCCCTTGAAAAAGAAAGGTACAGAATAGGATTCAAAATGAATAATTTAGGGAATTCGCAATACTTTGCAGGCCAGGGCGTAGTTGTAGCCCAGATGCCCCGAAATTTTGTAGCGGAAGTAAGTCTTAAATTCTAA
- a CDS encoding PepSY-associated TM helix domain-containing protein: protein MMKLKFRKIAYQLHLWLGLTSGLIIVIMASTGCILAFEDELKQLIHPQRYFVDKTGSKKLPLSELCLRAEQALPESLTVKRVQISSDPSRTYVFRTLKMNNDAATFWGTYVYYYRIYIDPYSGKVQDVEDARKDFFEIVLNLHRRLLLGEKIGKTITGYATIVFTVLLLSGLVIWYPRKMSKAMLKGMFFIKTSANWKRVNYDVHNVLGFYAIIPLLLICYSALIWNFEDLDQWMEKTLNANAPQEKKAESKVPAGAFTHQKNILDLIGHKVLQDLHGKKSALISFPRTEKGTYYAELTIDNRYYRNIHYTIDQYSGDILKYQSYKDNLGSGSALRARNYDLHTGSILGTPGRLIYFLAAIIATSLPVTGFIIYLNKKKKKPKKKSKT, encoded by the coding sequence ATGATGAAACTGAAATTCAGAAAGATTGCATATCAATTACACTTATGGCTCGGACTCACGTCCGGGCTTATCATTGTTATCATGGCATCAACAGGATGTATCCTGGCTTTTGAAGATGAACTGAAACAGCTCATACATCCCCAAAGATATTTTGTAGATAAAACAGGAAGTAAAAAATTACCTCTTTCAGAACTTTGTCTCAGGGCAGAACAAGCGCTCCCGGAAAGCCTTACCGTAAAAAGAGTCCAGATATCTTCTGACCCTTCCAGAACCTATGTATTCCGTACTTTAAAAATGAATAACGATGCGGCTACCTTTTGGGGGACTTATGTCTATTATTACAGAATATATATTGATCCGTACTCGGGGAAAGTACAGGATGTGGAAGATGCCAGAAAAGATTTTTTTGAAATTGTACTGAACCTTCACCGGAGGCTTCTGTTGGGGGAGAAAATAGGAAAAACCATTACAGGATATGCTACGATTGTGTTTACGGTCCTATTACTTTCCGGGCTGGTCATCTGGTACCCCCGAAAAATGAGCAAAGCGATGCTGAAAGGGATGTTCTTTATTAAAACATCTGCCAACTGGAAAAGGGTCAATTATGATGTTCATAATGTCTTAGGATTCTATGCTATAATCCCGTTATTATTGATCTGTTATTCTGCATTGATATGGAACTTTGAAGATCTTGATCAATGGATGGAAAAGACATTAAACGCAAACGCTCCCCAGGAAAAGAAGGCTGAAAGTAAAGTTCCTGCCGGAGCATTTACCCATCAGAAAAATATTTTGGATTTAATTGGCCATAAAGTACTCCAGGATCTTCACGGCAAAAAATCGGCACTGATCAGTTTTCCAAGAACAGAAAAGGGAACGTACTACGCTGAACTTACCATAGACAACAGATATTACCGGAATATTCATTATACTATCGACCAGTATTCGGGGGATATCCTAAAATATCAGTCTTATAAAGATAATCTGGGATCCGGCTCAGCATTAAGAGCGAGAAACTATGACCTGCACACAGGAAGTATTCTCGGAACTCCGGGCAGGCTGATCTATTTTCTGGCGGCAATCATCGCAACCTCATTGCCTGTGACGGGCTTTATCATCTATCTGAATAAAAAGAAAAAGAAGCCTAAGAAAAAATCCAAAACTTAA
- a CDS encoding IS1595 family transposase, translating to MIIHNVQKLFNLGFNDPTDSITNMMEAFNTEQKCREYLEDLLWYNDPICTNCLSERPDHYRLKKNGEFNGIYKCKDCRINFNVKIGTMFENSAIPLKKWFYAIYIFTSHKKGISSHQLARDIGVTQKTAWFMLSRIRHSLRSEKVKSFDGDTQVDETYIGGKNHKKSWQKRVENTQGRSTKTKAVVFGLLSNGKVSTEIVPNTKGKTLTTIIKNMVKRGSIVVSDGWKGYSQVHKHYEHKSIPHTRGQYVKDNYHTNSIEGFWSLLKRGILGIYHSVSPKHLQLYCDEFSFRYNTKDFDEGNRFNFALYCAFEERLTYEELIG from the coding sequence ATGATAATTCATAACGTACAGAAGCTTTTCAATCTTGGATTTAATGATCCTACAGATTCTATAACGAATATGATGGAAGCATTTAATACAGAACAAAAATGTCGAGAATATTTGGAAGATTTACTTTGGTACAACGACCCAATATGTACCAATTGTTTAAGTGAACGACCTGACCATTACAGATTAAAAAAGAATGGTGAATTCAATGGTATCTATAAATGCAAAGATTGTAGAATAAATTTTAATGTGAAAATTGGAACGATGTTCGAAAATTCAGCAATTCCGCTTAAGAAATGGTTCTATGCAATCTATATTTTCACATCCCACAAAAAAGGTATTAGCAGTCATCAACTTGCAAGAGATATTGGCGTAACGCAAAAAACTGCATGGTTCATGCTTTCAAGGATTAGACATTCATTACGTTCTGAAAAAGTTAAAAGTTTTGATGGTGACACTCAAGTGGATGAGACTTACATAGGTGGTAAAAATCATAAAAAATCATGGCAAAAAAGAGTAGAAAATACCCAGGGTCGAAGTACTAAAACAAAAGCTGTTGTATTTGGTTTACTTAGTAATGGAAAAGTATCTACAGAAATCGTTCCTAACACAAAAGGGAAAACTCTCACAACGATTATTAAAAACATGGTCAAAAGAGGCTCTATTGTGGTTAGTGATGGTTGGAAAGGTTATTCACAAGTACACAAACATTACGAACATAAAAGTATACCTCATACTAGAGGTCAATATGTCAAAGATAACTATCATACAAATAGTATTGAAGGATTCTGGAGTTTACTAAAACGTGGAATTCTTGGTATTTATCATTCAGTTAGTCCAAAACATTTACAACTTTACTGTGACGAATTTTCCTTTAGATATAACACTAAAGATTTTGATGAAGGCAATAGATTTAATTTTGCTTTATATTGTGCATTTGAGGAACGACTTACTTATGAAGAGTTGATAGGTTAA